GTCCGTCGAGGAGACGAAGGTAAAATCTCCGTTGGTGGGAGAGAACTGCATGGCTGACAGCAATAACAGCTCGGGCTTCACTCAAAATCACACACACCGCCGCCGATCGCGCACCCTTCACACCATTGCCACGTTTAACGTTCCTACCGATCAGCTTTCGGACGGGACTGCTGGCTCAAAACAGTCATGGAGGAAGCAGGAAGTGCAGAAAAAAACACAGACGAGACACGTCAAATCCTGGAGCAGAGTGGAACGGGGAGGCACGCGCTCCACCCAGCGCCAGAAACGAGCACCGACAACACACGTACAAAGCACCGAGACGTAACCACCCCGTGACCGTTCTGAAAAAAAAGGcttacatgtatatgacatgacataacattaattataataaattaaagtccattaaatgtaatgcttatgtaatatatattgtgCTTTAATTTTAGACAGCGTTATTGACTGTGCTATTAAATGCATTACACTGCCCTAGAATTGAACTTGTGAGACTGAACTGTAATCAAAATACATAGTTAAAAAATGTCTTCAGTCATTCAGCCTGTTAGTGTAATGTTATACATATGCTCATATGCTCAGTGTTATATGTAACAAAGTCAGAATATAaaagaaacttttaaaaacacatcaaatCTATCGGCTTTTATGACTGCTTCAGTCTCTTTATCAAACACCCTGTGTCCTGTTGATAAtgctgtgtttttaataaataaataaataaaacatttccgaGATTGTGGAATTCCTTGTCCCGCCTTTTCCACGTTtctgcgctgtgattggctgtctTTGTCAGGCAGACCAATAGGCTTATTCTGTAGTGATGTCACGTTTTTGCCGCTAAAGTTGAACCCCTGTAACATCAGTCGGAGTCAGACACTGAAGCAGACGTAAAAGCTCTCGGTAAGTGTTTTTtataaatactaaaacaaaatAGTTGAATCTACACATGATTAAGGTATTTGCTTTGGCGGTCCGATTCTGTCTATCTCAGCTGTTCAATTTCAAGTTTCGCGAGAATTGTCAGTTTGCTTGGTCTTGGTTTTGGAGGGATTTGGCGGTTGAAGTCTTCCGTGGAGTGGACATAtgacaaacattaaatgtattaagAGTTAGTGTAtatagtttttgtcttttttcatacGTCCTCGCGATTGGACGGTTAAGGAATGTTTTTCGTTGATTTTTGAGGATGTTTTTATGTTCTTCAGTGCATCCTGTATTATCATCAGGGACTTTTGTTTTCATCTGATCGAGTGACACGGGCTGGATTCTGATAAATCATCATATTCAGACGTCTGTCCTTCCAGACAGACAACATGGGAATTCAAGGCCTGTTGCAGTTTATCAAAGATGCCTCAGAGCCTATCAATGTGAAGAAATACAGGGGACAGACAGTGGCGGTGGACACATACTGCTGGCTCCATAAGGGGGCATTTTCATGTGCAGAGAAACTTGCAAAAGGAGAACCTACAGATCAGTGAGTCGTTTAATTTATTTGCATGCAATATCCTGAGTATTTCAGCAGTTCAGTCATTTCCAACATAATTTTCCAGgttaaaatgtgcatttctcaTGCTCACATTCATTGTGTGTCCAATCAGGTATGTGTCATACTGTATGAAGTTTGTGGATATGCTGCTTTCTTTTGGTGTTAAGCCAATCTTGGTTTTTGATGGACGTAACTTGCCATCCAAAAAGGAAGTGGAGAAGTCCCGGCGCGAGTAAGAGGAGATTTTATTTACTGGAGGAAAAGTTTGTTAGTTTAAAAATTAagaatatttaatgtatatttcattAACAGGCGTCGACAGGCGAATCTGCAGAAAGGCAAACAGCTGTTGCGGGAGGGAAAGATATCAGAAGCCAGAGAATGTTTTACCCGCAGTGTTAATATCACCCCATCTATGGCACATGATGTCATTAAGGTGAGACCATTGTATCTGATATCTGTAAACAGTATTTGTTTTGGAATCagtgaaaaaacatttattgaaatgaATATACTATAATGTGTTTAGTAGAGAGTGGATGTTATAGTTAATTATTATGCAATATTGGAAATGGATTGATCAAGATTTaccttttttgttctgttttgcatctttttctttatGCATGTTTTCTGGTTTTCAGACTGCCAGGATGCGTGGAGTGGACTGTGTTGTTGCTCCATATGAAGCAGATGCCCAGTTAGCGTTCCTTAACAAATCTGGTATCGCTCAGGCAGTGATCACAGAGGACTCGGATCTGCTGGCATTTGGATGTAAAAAGGTACCAGTGCAATGTGCAGTCGAAAAAACCCTTGCCTAGAAACCAGAGCATGTTTTCACAAAACCTCTTAAGGCTAAAAGAACCTTAAAAATAATGGGCAAGTGAGTCCTACATTTAGGACTCATTAATTTTTGCTCTAAGACTGTTTTACAACGTGTTTTAACACTAATGTAAGAGGCTGACATTTAGCTGAACTTgtacttgtttaattagtgagATGTAGCCTGCATTTGGAAATCTTTTTTTGAATGTGGCAAgtagcagttttattttaaacctttatttgaatatggcaacATAAAGTTGCGCTCTTCAATATTTCTATAAAGAAATCTCTGACCgagactatcagccaatcactgtgtgcatagttagtaagcatgctgacatcatcTATAGCAACGAGGTCAACCCCGCCCATACGCTTAGCTTAAGACTTCTCTCTATTCCAAAGTAAAATtttgtctcagcagctttgtgaataggttATAAGAGAGAACTCTTTTACAAAAATACTGTtactgctatttaggagaactcttagtgataaattgttttgtgaatatgggcccagGTATTGACCACAGTCTGGTGTCATGCAAATctgccctgaaaaaaaaaaacactattttctgtatttgtcttgttttccagtgaaaGTATCTAAACGTCCTTACAAGATAAATGTCaaattgtcaaaaaaattaacaattgtttaaaaaattatacatatacagtattgttcaaaataatagcagtacaatgtgactaaccagaataatcaaggtttttagtatattttttattgctacgtggcaaacaagttaccagtaggttcagtagattgtcagaaaacaaacaagacccagcattcatgatatgcacgctcttaaggctgtgcaattgggcaattagttgaaaggggtgtgttcaaaaaaatagcagtgtctacctttgactgtacaaactcaaaactattttgtacaaacatttttttttctgggatttagcaatcctgtgaatcactaaactaatatttagttgtatgaccacagttttttaaaactgcttgacatctgtgtggcatggagtcaaccaacttgtggcacctctcagctgttattccactccatgattctttaacaacattccacaattcattcacatttcttggttttgcttcagaaacagcatttttgatatcaccccacaagttctcatttggattaaggtctggagattgggctggccactccataacattaattttgttggtttggaaccaagactttgcccgtttactagtgtgttttgggtcattgtcttgttgaaacaaccatttcaagggcatgtcctcttcagcatagggcaacatgacctcttcaagtattttaacatatgcaaactgatccatgatccctggtatgcgataaataggcccaacaccatagtaggagaaacatgcccatatcatgatgcttgcacctccatgcttcactgtcttcactgtgtactgtggcttgaattcagagtttgggggtcgtctcacaaactgcctgtggcccttggacccaaaaagaacaattttactctcatcattacacaaaatgttcctccatttctctttaggccagttgatgtgttctttggcaaattgtaacctcttctgcacatgccttttttttaacagagggactttgcgggggattcttgaaaatagattagcttcacacagacgtcttctaactgtcacagtacttacaggtaactccagactgtctttgatcatcctggaggtgatcattggctgagcctttgccattctggttattcttctatccattttgatggttgtcttccgttttcttccacgtctctctggttttgctctccattttaaggcattggagatcattttagctgaacagcctatcattttttgcacctctttataggttttcccctctctaatcaactttttaatcaaagtacgctgttcttctgaacaatgtcttgaacgacccattttcctcagctttcaaatgcatgttcaacaagtgttggcttcatccttaaataggggccacctgattcacacctgtttcttcacaaaattgatgacctcagtgattgaatgccacactgctatttttttgaacacacccctttcaactaattgcccaattgcacagccttaagagcgtgcatatcatgaatgctgggtctcatttgttttctgagaatctactgaacctactggtaacttgtttgccacgtagcaataaaaaaatatacgaaaaaccttgattattctggttagtcacattgtactgctattattttgaacaatactgtatatatatatatatatatatatatataatatatatatatatatatatatatatatataagttcaatgattattttaataatataaaaaaatagaagacTGTTAttgaaaatttgaaaaaatatattactgtattttttttttatcaaatataaatgaccatggtgagcataagcaacctctttaaaaagcattttttattttaccaaccccaaacctttgaagtGTAGTTTTTGTAAGCATCTAAAAATTTTTACCAAGACTTCCGGGTGGTGCGGACAGACATGTTGGAGGACAGTGAGGGTACCAACTTGATTtaattttaagaatttaatttgtTGTGCATTATTTGAAGGTGATTTTAAAGATGGATAAAGAAGGTAATGGACTGGAGATTGATCAGTGTCACCTGGGCCGTTGCAAGTCTCTCGGGAACATCTTCACAGAGGAGAAGTTCCGTTACATGTGCATTCTCTCTGGCTGCGActatctgccatctctatatgGCATTGGTCTGGGAAAGGCATGCAAGCTGCTCAGGATGGCAAATAACCCAGATATTCTGAAGGTGAGATAATAAAACGAGTTGGTTAGAATTATTTAGTATGCTAAACTGCCACAACAAACAGGTAATTATGTGCTCATACTTAATATGCAACTGATCATATTACTAAAACGGCATGCTTTATCACGTCCCTCTCGCTCTGGTAAGATTCCCACGAGACACACTGCCTTCTGTGTTCTGTGTATTGCATTAAATTGTTGTCCTTCtgtgcatttaaaacatattttagtggAGAACCTATTCAATCTTTTTATTGTGAAAACAAATGTAACCAGAGAGCATAACTAGAGTATAATTCAGCATTAAACCAAGTAATTAGTCTCTGTCATACAGGTGATAAAGAAGATGGGTCAGTACCTGAAGATGGACATCGCTGTGCCAGATGAGTACATTGAGGGGTTCACAAAAGCCAACAACACATTTCTGTATCAGCTGGTCTTTGACCCCTTGAAGAGGAAGGTGGTTCCTTTGAACCCTTACCCGGATCACATTGACCCCGCTTCCCTCAGCTATGCTGGAACGTATCTTTTACACATTGTATATTGATTAAAAAGGAACTGCTGATCTTACATTttcacttaattaaaatgtgacaGATGCAGATGCTATTTTTAAAGTTGAGCCTTTTGgtaaatgtatgtttgtgttgcAAAGCTCTTTCTGATTGAAAATTTAACTTAACTGATTAAATGCAGTAATGTAGGAGATGAGAAAGGGCTGGAAATGGCTCTTGGGAATATGGACATTAACACAATGCAAAGGATAGATGACTTCAACCCTGACGCACCTTACACTCAGGTAACCTAATCATCTTTAATGTATATTTGATTGAACTTACGGATACATTTTGCAGAACAGCCCAATTTTTTGCTACTATagaactttttcatatttttacaacttttatttgaatatttttatgttattattaggCTTGTCatttatcagtttatatatatatatatattagtgctgtcaatcgattaaaaaaaattaactaattaatcgcacaattttttaaaattaatcgcgattaatcgcgattaatcgcaattaaaagactgaaactttttggatatgtaaatgtaaaatgtaaataattaatgtaaactcaagacaaagcaactatttaaattaaaaatatgattgtttattggaatttttgtttaacttgtaacacagattttctcatgtaaacaacatacctgcaataaaccatcaatatcctccaaattaactgttggcttgaaagccatatttattacagaaataaaaacacaggcatgtaagtaccatttgaatttcaaaacaatcaatgccaataaaaaacaaaaatgatttccatgttgaattctaagtggactgcaaaaaaattccaaagtatagtcattgccagtgctttaagcgtaccggtacgctcatttggacatctgttttaatagaggttttaatcttttacctgcactgccgattttcagagcgcccttcacaatgcaagcttcctaattcatcccacccagagcagaaactacattacccattcacccttaagttacacaagtgaatagcgcatgtgtcgcttttcccactgttaagtgtcaacaactcaacgtggccggagaatgtgtgtgaaactcgttgtgagttatactaaagcaaaatcttgagtatttattgtctgataaacattaaaaactgtctgcggaggttgagtcgtcctgcagcccccgctggctgttcattggctgcagcatcttttttctaagttctaaaaaaataccgtagacggcaaggcacaaatttagatattcatttatctaattaatctatagcctatgcacaaagacaatatgatctttttgtccccttttggttttaaagcttgatgaagagagagagcgcaagttgctgcagctgcgaggaggacagtgatgcacgcgtacaggagtgattgacagttcgcggcactgtgtacaaaaaatactccgctacacaattatttctttattttcgtttaagcttattaacgttagcgttacagaaaggtctgatttacgcactgttacagtcatacagtcataatgtttcttgtggcagactgaagagtaatccggcagagttttatactgaaactttccgtctaaaagtccttccttggtcttatccatatttctttgcacgttgaacatacataggccacaactggaaataaaaaaactgcaaccgcgttaattgcgttattttatgttaacgcgttaaatatttcaaattaatcgaatgcgttaacgcgctaattttgacagcactaatatatatatatatacatatacacccacacacaggtgcatctaaaaaaaattaatatcaaaCATTTCTAgataatattcaatattcatttcAATAGTCAATCttctagattcattacatgtaaaatgaaacattttaattttgatgattagagtTTACAGCTCAGCGCATGAAAGTCAAATTTAGTATCTAGATTAAACCTTTTCACaacattcaaattttctgagatgcacttatattatatatatatatatatatatatatatatatatatatatatatatatatatatatatatatataataagcttttatttattttattccgtttgttttagcaattttagtacttcagatttttatttcagtttgtagCCAAGgtagcatttcttattttcattaaaattcttAATAgacatttacagaaaattatttgTACAACTTTTAAATGTAACTCACAATAGTAACAATGAAGCAAAGTACCTAAGCtgtccctctcctctcttccagcCCTCTAAAGCTGCTCGCAGTAGTTCATGGAATGACAGATGTGACAAAAATGTCCCATTGCAGAAAAGTATTTGGAGCAAGAACTATGAACCAGGTAGCACCCAGCCAACGAAACCTACAACCCCTAAAAGACCCCCTCCTACCCGGGGGAAAGAAAAGATCATCAGCGTGCAGAGCCTAAAAATGCCCCAAAGAGAGTCACAGGTGAAAAGACCCCGTGAAGGTAAGCAGGCCTTGGTGCAATGAATATAAATCTCAAGAATGGTACTGATTATTCTGATAAGACACCTAATTGGGTATGTTTATAtgtgatgttttttcttttcttttttaaagatagCAGTCTTTCTGTGGATGACCTGTTAGGGCAGTATTCAGCTGGTGCAAAGAGACGCTGTCTTGAAACTCCGCCCACCA
This region of Carassius auratus strain Wakin chromosome 17, ASM336829v1, whole genome shotgun sequence genomic DNA includes:
- the exo1 gene encoding exonuclease 1 gives rise to the protein MGIQGLLQFIKDASEPINVKKYRGQTVAVDTYCWLHKGAFSCAEKLAKGEPTDQYVSYCMKFVDMLLSFGVKPILVFDGRNLPSKKEVEKSRRERRQANLQKGKQLLREGKISEARECFTRSVNITPSMAHDVIKTARMRGVDCVVAPYEADAQLAFLNKSGIAQAVITEDSDLLAFGCKKVILKMDKEGNGLEIDQCHLGRCKSLGNIFTEEKFRYMCILSGCDYLPSLYGIGLGKACKLLRMANNPDILKVIKKMGQYLKMDIAVPDEYIEGFTKANNTFLYQLVFDPLKRKVVPLNPYPDHIDPASLSYAGTNVGDEKGLEMALGNMDINTMQRIDDFNPDAPYTQPSKAARSSSWNDRCDKNVPLQKSIWSKNYEPGSTQPTKPTTPKRPPPTRGKEKIISVQSLKMPQRESQVKRPREDSSLSVDDLLGQYSAGAKRRCLETPPTTEPLTNDCIVSKEKKGCGSTVGQPRNRFATLLQWRNQSEEGTGEQVTRSRFFCHGEPNMAETHEDALKQDSPHPATSLETSVSQSEGNTPALRQDPDPERERAKEESSSPSASPSHSSRPASFRLGVFSWSGSTREINKSASQQPTFTTDRHRSSTPSGLSTLQQFHRKKSSFTGVGSGLSLSSSPVEGTEDAEKSPGSPPSQDSAYFSQSSSISGGVEDALVIEDNSDKEKERDSDLSSSPSSSPTDKLKPALNRTKVSGLSRKQPCGQGKGSKIETTAPARPSGLRKKASGKKCTVNNENSPGLQATISGLWGAFSFKKDDLKLSACKKGEPMSPVRENVMTELTEAEQEILIIAE